The following is a genomic window from Candidatus Parvarchaeota archaeon.
CAGGCCTATGAGTTCAATATTCCTTTTGCAAAACGCTTTATCATTGACAATGGGCTTGAGCCTTTCTCGCTTGTCACGTATTCCAGGCGCGGGAGGATTTTGGATTCAATCGTTTCAAGTTCCGCAAGGCCGATTCAGCTGCGCACAATGGCATTTGACATTGAAACCTACAACCCCGCAGGCGTTCCGCGCCCCACCCAAGACCCGATAATCATGATAAGCTACGCCACAAACTCCGGCAAGTCGGGCCTTTTGACGTGGAGGGATACGGGCAAGGACTTTGCCTCAATCCTCAAAGGTGAAAAGGAAATGATTGAGGAGTTTTGCCGGGTCGTCAAAGACGAGGATGTTGAGCTTATGGTCGGCTACAACACCTCCCAATTTGACTTGCCATACCTCCAGGCAAGGGCAAGCGCCCTTGGCGCAAAACTTTCTCTTGGCAGGGACAAAAGCTCATTCAAGCTCGCACAGCGCGGGCTGCGCAAGGAAGCCAAAATACAAGGCAGGATTCACGCCGACCTTTATAGCGTGGTCCAGTTCCTTGGCATCATTGGCGCACTGAAAGTCTCAAAATACACACTTGAAAACGCCTACCGGGAGCTTGTGGGCAAGGAAAGCGCCACAAAGTCGCTTGTAAAAAAACTCGCAATCTGGCAGATGTGGGACGATGAAGGGCAAAGAAAGCTGCTTGCCGAGTATTCGCACAACGACTCGCTTGAAACACTTGAGCTTGCCCAAAAAATCCTGCCTGTGGAGATGCAGCTGTCACGCATTACCAAAACCCCCCTGTTTGATGTTGTTTCGTCCACAACAGGCCAGCTTGTCGAATCGCTTTTGATGCGCGCCTCATTTGAGCACAATCAAATAGTGCCAAACAAGCCTGGGGAGCAGGAAATCAGGCAGCGGACTGCCAACATGATACAAGGCGCCTTTGTCAAGCTGCCGACCCCGGGGGTTTACGAAAACCTGGTCGTCTTTGACTTTCGCGGCCTGTACCCGTCGATTATCTGCTCGCACAACATTGACCCATATACGCTCAACTGTTCTGATTGCGGCAAGGAGGAGTCGCACCTGTCGCCCCAAGGCCACCGCTTCTGCTCAAAGAAAAAAGGCCTCATACCTTTGGTGCTTGAAGGCATAATGGAGGGGCGCGCGGGGCTCAAGGACAAGCTCAAAAAACTGCCAAAGGAAAGCCAGGAGTATGCGGACGTGTTCGCCCAGCAGCAGGCACTCAAAATCCTTGCGAATTCCTACTATGGCTATCTTGCCTATGCGCGCTCCCGCTGGTACTCCAGGGCATGCGGCGAATCAGTGACTGCCTGGGGCAGGCACTACATAACCGAGACTGCGGCAAAGGCTCAGGACGCCGGCTTTAATGTGCTTTACATCGACACGGATTCCCTGTTCCTGCTGCTTGGCAACAAGACAAAAGAGGATGCGCTTGCCTTCATGAAAAAAGTCAACTCGCAGCTTCCGGAGCGGATGGAATTGGAGCTTGAGGCATTTTACCTGCGTGGCATGTTTGTCACAAAAAAGGTTGCCGGAGAGGGCGACACTGGCGCAAAGAAAAAATACGCGCTTTTGGACGAGCAGGGCAGGATTAAGATACGCGGCTTTGAGCTTGTGCGCCGCGACTGGTCCAAAATAGCCAAGGAAACGCAGTCCAGGGTGCTAAATGCGATTTTGAAGGAGGGCAGCAAGGAAAAAGCAATCCAGATTGTCAAGGACACAATACAGGCGCTTCGTGAAGGAAAGGTGCCACTTGAGGACCTGGCAGTCTACACACAGCTTAACAAGGACCCGGACAAATACCTTATCACAAGCCCCGAGCTTGCCGCGGCAAAAAAAGCAATCAAGGCAGGCAAGGCCATAGATTCAGAGGCAGTCATCGCCTTTGTTATAACAAAATCCGGCGCAAGCATCTCGGAAAAGGCGACGGTGCTTGAGATGGCAAAAGATTACGATGCAAACTACTACATCGAGCACCAAATCCTGCCTTCAGTCCTTAAAATCCTCCGCGAGCTTGGCGTAACCGAAGACGACCTGAAATTCAAGGGAAAGCAGACGGGTTTGGAAGGGTTTTTCTGATAACAAAGGCGAATAGCCATGAAAATAACAATCGACTTTAGAAAATCCGCAAGGCAAAATGCAGCCGGCTGCTTTGAGGCATCAAAACAGGCAAGGAAAAAGGCGCAGGGCGCAAAGGCAGCCCTTGAAAAAACCAGGGAGCAGATAGCGCGGCTGCAAAGCAAGGGCGCTTTTGGCGCCCCCGGCGGCGCGGCATCCTCAAATCCAATCACCAAAATTAAAACCAAGCGGGAAAAGCAATGGTTTGAGAAATTCAGGTGGTTTTATACAAGCC
Proteins encoded in this region:
- a CDS encoding DNA polymerase; protein product: MENRGKSPLSDESKQPKQKKAFFISADYHVYGERTYVRLLMKGRRFFRLYKFCEPYFYIDAPESQAQKILSACAFDKGQQIRPLRVEPVAKILFGKEKKLLKVFAKYPFHVPPLKDTLKEYQAYEFNIPFAKRFIIDNGLEPFSLVTYSRRGRILDSIVSSSARPIQLRTMAFDIETYNPAGVPRPTQDPIIMISYATNSGKSGLLTWRDTGKDFASILKGEKEMIEEFCRVVKDEDVELMVGYNTSQFDLPYLQARASALGAKLSLGRDKSSFKLAQRGLRKEAKIQGRIHADLYSVVQFLGIIGALKVSKYTLENAYRELVGKESATKSLVKKLAIWQMWDDEGQRKLLAEYSHNDSLETLELAQKILPVEMQLSRITKTPLFDVVSSTTGQLVESLLMRASFEHNQIVPNKPGEQEIRQRTANMIQGAFVKLPTPGVYENLVVFDFRGLYPSIICSHNIDPYTLNCSDCGKEESHLSPQGHRFCSKKKGLIPLVLEGIMEGRAGLKDKLKKLPKESQEYADVFAQQQALKILANSYYGYLAYARSRWYSRACGESVTAWGRHYITETAAKAQDAGFNVLYIDTDSLFLLLGNKTKEDALAFMKKVNSQLPERMELELEAFYLRGMFVTKKVAGEGDTGAKKKYALLDEQGRIKIRGFELVRRDWSKIAKETQSRVLNAILKEGSKEKAIQIVKDTIQALREGKVPLEDLAVYTQLNKDPDKYLITSPELAAAKKAIKAGKAIDSEAVIAFVITKSGASISEKATVLEMAKDYDANYYIEHQILPSVLKILRELGVTEDDLKFKGKQTGLEGFF